One Hyphomicrobium sp. CS1GBMeth3 DNA window includes the following coding sequences:
- a CDS encoding cytochrome b, with protein MQIRDTSDGYGIVSRLFHWLMALAIVAMFALGLWMVGLDYYSPYYHSAPSLHKSVGIVLLIALALRFGWRLSSVKPDEEDLTPFERSAARLVHWGFYPLLLALLVSGYLISTADGRPIEVFGLFSVPSPGENKGLEDTAGAVHTWLSYAVIALAAVHAAAAIKHHVFDGGRSLSRMWSGPRKI; from the coding sequence GTGCAGATCCGTGACACATCGGATGGCTATGGTATCGTGAGCCGTCTGTTTCATTGGCTCATGGCGTTGGCAATCGTTGCCATGTTCGCGCTCGGCCTTTGGATGGTCGGCCTCGATTACTACAGCCCCTATTACCATTCTGCCCCGAGCCTTCACAAAAGCGTCGGTATTGTTTTGCTAATCGCTCTGGCTTTGCGCTTCGGCTGGCGCCTGTCGAGCGTGAAGCCCGACGAGGAAGACCTGACGCCGTTCGAGCGATCCGCCGCGCGTCTCGTGCATTGGGGTTTTTATCCGTTGCTCCTCGCCCTCTTGGTGAGCGGCTATCTCATCTCCACGGCTGATGGACGTCCGATCGAAGTGTTCGGCCTCTTTAGCGTCCCTTCACCGGGTGAGAACAAGGGCCTCGAAGACACGGCCGGCGCCGTGCACACGTGGCTTTCTTACGCCGTGATCGCGCTGGCTGCAGTTCATGCTGCCGCTGCCATCAAGCATCATGTCTTTGACGGTGGCCGCAGCCTGTCGCGCATGTGGTCCGGTCCGCGGAAGATCTGA
- a CDS encoding YceI family protein produces the protein MIRRLAPLALAAVIAWPAAAPAADYAIDSKGAHASINFRIKHLGFSWLTGRFDRFTGTYSYDEKAPEASKVSVEIETASVNSNHAERDKHLRNADFLEVDKFPKATFVSKKVEPAGDGMAKIIGDLTLRGVTKEVTIDAAFVGGGADPWGGNRTGFTGTTRLALADYGITFDLGPASKEVELSLEVEGVQQ, from the coding sequence ATGATACGTCGCCTCGCCCCCCTCGCTCTCGCGGCCGTGATCGCATGGCCTGCGGCTGCCCCCGCGGCCGACTATGCAATCGATTCCAAAGGCGCCCATGCTTCGATCAATTTCCGCATCAAGCATCTGGGCTTCAGCTGGCTGACCGGCCGCTTTGATCGTTTTACCGGCACGTATAGCTACGACGAGAAGGCACCGGAAGCCTCGAAGGTCAGCGTCGAGATCGAGACGGCGAGCGTCAACTCCAACCACGCCGAGCGCGACAAGCATCTGCGCAATGCCGACTTCCTCGAGGTCGACAAGTTCCCGAAGGCCACCTTCGTCAGCAAGAAGGTCGAGCCGGCAGGCGATGGAATGGCCAAGATCATCGGAGACCTGACGCTGCGTGGCGTCACCAAGGAGGTCACGATTGACGCCGCGTTCGTGGGTGGCGGCGCGGATCCCTGGGGCGGCAACCGCACGGGCTTCACGGGCACCACGCGCCTAGCGCTCGCCGATTACGGCATCACGTTCGACCTCGGACCGGCCTCGAAAGAGGTTGAGCTGTCACTCGAGGTGGAAGGCGTCCAGCAGTAG
- a CDS encoding iron ABC transporter permease, whose protein sequence is MSLPTSTAPRTSFESLQRALKAFRDSSHAPGWSLTAGLLLAVIGLPVIAVLYLAATASANDWPHLLAYVLPVTLRQTLLLMLGAGIMTLIAGTGTAWLVTMYRFPGRAVLDRLLVLPLAIPTYIAAYCYGDLLDFAGPVQTSLRSLFGWTAADYWFPDIRSLGGAVFVMSAVLYPYVYLAARASFVQQSVCALEVARTLGRSSMGTFWSVALPLSRPALAAGAALVAMETLNDLGAVQHLGVETLSASIYTTWLQRANLGGASQIATVLLVLIMLLLIGERLARGGAKVHHTTGRYRAIPFQDIEGWRGYAAAGLCALPFVAGFVVPFIVLARFAVGHVSVALEGGFLQAAWNSMYLATLASVVAVMLGVLLSYAPRVAKTQFTRAAAQFSGFGYALPGTVLALGVLIPLAAFDNGVDALARSYLGVSTGLILSGSVAAIVYAYVIRFLAVARGGIEAGLERISPNLDAAARALGETAGSALWRIHLPLLAPALGAAGLLVFVDALKELPTTLLLRPFNFETLATHVYAFAALEQIESGALGALTIVLAGLVPLLLLHRTIAGRAGDRQ, encoded by the coding sequence ATGAGCCTTCCGACCTCAACCGCCCCCCGCACGTCGTTCGAAAGTCTGCAGCGCGCGCTGAAGGCATTTCGGGACAGCTCGCATGCGCCCGGGTGGAGCCTGACGGCCGGTCTGTTGCTCGCCGTTATCGGCCTGCCCGTGATCGCCGTGCTCTACCTCGCGGCGACGGCCTCCGCCAACGACTGGCCGCATCTTCTCGCCTACGTCCTGCCCGTCACATTGCGGCAGACGCTGCTGCTCATGCTCGGCGCCGGCATCATGACCCTCATCGCCGGGACCGGCACGGCGTGGCTCGTCACCATGTACCGCTTCCCGGGGCGCGCGGTGCTCGACCGACTGCTCGTGCTGCCGCTCGCGATCCCGACCTATATCGCCGCCTATTGCTATGGCGACCTGCTCGACTTCGCCGGCCCCGTGCAGACCAGCCTGCGCTCGCTGTTCGGCTGGACCGCTGCCGACTATTGGTTCCCGGACATTCGCTCGCTCGGCGGCGCGGTGTTCGTCATGTCGGCGGTGCTCTACCCTTATGTCTATCTCGCGGCGCGGGCGAGCTTCGTGCAGCAATCGGTCTGCGCACTCGAAGTCGCGCGCACCCTCGGGCGCAGCTCGATGGGAACGTTCTGGTCGGTTGCGCTGCCGCTCTCGCGGCCGGCGCTGGCGGCCGGTGCCGCGCTCGTCGCCATGGAGACGCTGAACGATCTCGGCGCCGTGCAGCATCTTGGCGTCGAGACGCTGTCGGCAAGCATTTACACGACATGGCTACAGCGCGCGAACCTGGGCGGCGCCTCGCAGATCGCAACCGTGCTGCTGGTCCTGATCATGCTGTTGCTGATCGGCGAACGTCTCGCGCGCGGCGGCGCCAAAGTGCACCATACGACCGGACGCTACCGCGCCATTCCGTTCCAGGACATCGAGGGCTGGCGTGGCTATGCAGCGGCGGGGCTCTGCGCGCTGCCGTTCGTCGCTGGCTTCGTTGTGCCGTTCATCGTGCTCGCCCGGTTTGCTGTGGGCCACGTCTCGGTCGCGCTCGAAGGCGGGTTCCTGCAGGCGGCGTGGAACAGCATGTATCTGGCGACGCTCGCTTCCGTGGTCGCGGTCATGCTCGGTGTCCTGCTGAGCTATGCGCCGCGGGTGGCCAAGACCCAATTCACGCGCGCGGCGGCGCAATTCTCGGGGTTCGGCTACGCGCTTCCCGGCACCGTGCTGGCGCTCGGCGTTCTCATTCCGCTGGCGGCCTTCGACAACGGTGTCGACGCCTTGGCACGCTCCTATCTCGGCGTGTCGACTGGGCTCATCCTCTCGGGCTCGGTGGCGGCCATCGTCTACGCTTATGTGATCCGCTTCCTGGCGGTCGCGCGCGGCGGAATCGAGGCCGGGCTAGAGCGCATCTCGCCAAACCTCGACGCGGCCGCACGCGCGCTCGGCGAGACGGCCGGCTCGGCGCTGTGGCGCATTCACCTGCCGCTCTTGGCGCCCGCGCTCGGCGCCGCCGGGCTCCTGGTGTTCGTCGATGCGCTGAAGGAACTGCCGACGACGCTGCTGCTGCGTCCGTTCAACTTCGAGACGCTTGCCACACACGTCTATGCGTTCGCGGCGCTGGAGCAGATCGAGAGCGGCGCGCTTGGCGCGCTGACCATCGTGCTCGCAGGCCTCGTGCCGCTGCTCCTGCTGCACCGGACGATCGCGGGACGCGCCGGTGACCGGCAATAA
- a CDS encoding phytanoyl-CoA dioxygenase family protein, translating into MPNSSHETRVLSDAHVSDFISNGFVRIDDAFPAALAEAARTILWRDMGLAPDDPAAWTKPVIRLGMYSAAPFVEAANTPTLVSAYDRLVGHGRWLPLMAMGTFPVRFPSSEPPGDDGWHVDMSFGDEPDFMEWRANVMSKGRALLMLFLFSDVGKNDAPTRIRKGSHMDVARMLAPEGADGLTLRELVERPPATETREEVLSVGEAGTVYLCHPFLVHAAQPHRGTEPRFLAQPPLLPRGALQLDRADGAYAPVEIAIRQALGNGE; encoded by the coding sequence ATGCCCAACTCATCTCATGAAACGCGCGTGCTGAGCGACGCGCACGTCAGCGATTTCATCTCGAACGGTTTCGTTCGGATAGACGACGCCTTTCCGGCCGCGCTGGCGGAGGCTGCGCGCACCATCCTCTGGCGCGATATGGGGCTCGCCCCCGACGATCCTGCCGCCTGGACGAAGCCGGTGATCCGCCTGGGAATGTACAGCGCGGCGCCATTCGTTGAAGCAGCGAATACCCCGACGCTCGTGTCTGCCTACGACCGGCTCGTCGGTCACGGCCGCTGGTTGCCGCTCATGGCGATGGGCACGTTCCCGGTCCGCTTTCCATCGAGCGAACCTCCTGGCGACGATGGCTGGCACGTCGATATGAGCTTTGGAGACGAGCCGGATTTCATGGAGTGGCGCGCAAACGTCATGTCCAAGGGTCGCGCGCTGCTGATGCTTTTCCTGTTCTCAGACGTGGGAAAGAACGACGCGCCCACACGGATACGCAAAGGATCGCACATGGACGTCGCCCGCATGCTCGCCCCGGAGGGCGCGGACGGGCTGACGTTGCGCGAACTCGTGGAGCGCCCGCCGGCAACGGAGACGAGAGAAGAGGTGCTTTCCGTCGGCGAGGCCGGAACGGTCTATCTGTGCCATCCGTTCCTCGTCCACGCGGCGCAGCCGCATCGGGGAACAGAGCCGCGCTTTCTGGCGCAGCCTCCGCTTTTGCCGCGCGGCGCGCTGCAGCTGGATCGCGCAGACGGCGCCTACGCACCGGTTGAGATTGCGATCCGGCAGGCGCTCGGCAACGGCGAGTGA
- a CDS encoding Fe(3+) ABC transporter substrate-binding protein, whose protein sequence is MILPRPFARAAASTFALLLSFAAFAGPAAPARAAEEVNVYSYREPGLTDPIFKTFEKETGIKVNVIYAKDGLIERITEEGRNSPADIVLTPESGLLIRAKDAGITQALKSKVLDEAIDAKLRDPEGHWFALTQRARVVYASKERVKQDQITYEELADPKWKGKICVRSGQHTYNIALIASIIAHDGEEKAEAWLTGLRDNLARKPAGGDREGVRDIHAGLCDLAIANTYYMAAMLKNPDQKPWAESVRILFPNAADRGTHVNVSGAALAAHAPNRDNAVKLIEYLVSPEAQGLYAEANGEYPVLATAKTSDLVKSWGELKPDSIPLSEFATLRKKASELVDKVRFDAGPSS, encoded by the coding sequence ATGATCCTCCCACGTCCGTTCGCGCGCGCAGCGGCCTCTACGTTCGCGCTGCTGCTCTCTTTCGCCGCGTTTGCTGGCCCTGCCGCACCGGCGCGCGCCGCCGAAGAGGTGAACGTCTACTCCTATCGCGAGCCGGGCCTTACCGACCCGATCTTCAAGACCTTCGAAAAAGAGACCGGCATCAAGGTCAATGTGATCTATGCCAAGGACGGCCTCATCGAGCGCATCACCGAGGAAGGGCGCAACAGCCCTGCCGACATCGTGCTGACGCCGGAGTCCGGCCTGCTCATCCGCGCCAAGGACGCCGGCATCACCCAGGCGCTCAAGTCAAAGGTGCTGGACGAGGCGATCGATGCCAAGCTGCGCGATCCCGAGGGCCACTGGTTCGCGCTCACGCAGCGGGCCCGTGTCGTCTACGCCTCTAAAGAGCGCGTGAAGCAGGACCAGATCACCTACGAGGAACTCGCTGATCCCAAGTGGAAGGGCAAGATCTGCGTCCGCTCCGGCCAGCACACCTACAACATTGCGCTCATCGCCTCGATCATCGCCCACGACGGCGAGGAAAAGGCAGAGGCGTGGCTCACGGGCCTGCGCGATAACCTGGCCCGCAAGCCCGCTGGCGGCGACCGCGAAGGCGTGCGCGACATCCACGCCGGGCTCTGCGACCTCGCCATCGCCAACACCTATTACATGGCCGCAATGCTCAAGAACCCGGACCAGAAGCCCTGGGCCGAATCGGTGCGCATCCTGTTCCCCAATGCGGCGGACCGCGGCACGCACGTCAACGTCTCGGGTGCGGCGCTGGCCGCGCACGCGCCGAACCGCGACAATGCGGTGAAGCTCATCGAGTATCTCGTCTCGCCCGAGGCGCAGGGCCTCTACGCCGAGGCCAATGGCGAGTACCCGGTGCTCGCGACGGCCAAGACCTCGGATCTCGTCAAGAGCTGGGGTGAGCTGAAGCCCGACTCCATCCCGCTTTCGGAGTTCGCCACGCTGCGCAAGAAGGCGTCCGAACTCGTGGACAAGGTCCGCTTCGACGCCGGGCCCAGCTCCTAA